Proteins encoded within one genomic window of Siniperca chuatsi isolate FFG_IHB_CAS linkage group LG4, ASM2008510v1, whole genome shotgun sequence:
- the LOC122875091 gene encoding ELKS/Rab6-interacting/CAST family member 1-like isoform X12, which yields MYGSARSVGRGDANHSGGRDGGGTGNQGSGRSPRLPRSPRMGHRRTNSTGGSGGGPGGAGGKTLSMENIQSLNAAYATSGPMYLSDNEVAMAGDHIPKSGGTVTTMGRQRVTYGSRGSSSGVVAASTPNISTSVPANAVLPAGMMAGDALAFGDHHMASTVPHSLRQARDNTILDLQAQLKEVLRENEMLRREVEVKESKLSSSMNSIKTFWSPELKKERALRKDEVSKITVWKEQYRVIQDEAQHLQMTVQALQDELRIQRDLNQLLQQDPSSQGRDLALASEPTEENYRRLQAEHERQAKELFLLRKTLEEMELRIDTQKQTLGARDESIKKLLEMLQSKGPSAKASEEDQERTRRLADAEMHRHHLESLLDQRDREITALREQELHRRYEGTPESTKTKALQTVIDMKDAKINSMDRSLRDMEEELLMLKSNGLLSCEERQEEMKQMEVYRSHTKFMKNKMEQVKQDLSRKDTELLGLQTKLETLTNQFSDSKQHIEVLKESLTAKEQRAAILQTEVDALRQRLEEKEATLNKKSKQIQEMSEEKGTLNGEIHDLKDMLEVKERKVNVLQKKIENLQEQLRDKEKQMSSLKERVKSLQADTSNTDTALTTLEESLAEKERIIERLKEQRDRDDREKTEELDCNKKELKELKERLSLLQGDLSDRETSLLDLKEHASSLASSGLKKDSKLKSLEIALEQKKEECLKVENQLKRAQNAALEAQANTELAERIKNLEQEVARHKEDSGKAQAEVDRLLEILREMENEKNDKDKKISELESSASRQMKDQSKKVASLKHKEQVEKSRNARLMEEARKREDNMSENSQQVKDSLRQKSERIEELEEALRESVQITAEREMVLAQEEAARSLQEKQMEELLGAMEKVKQELESMRAKLASTQQSLGEKEAHLSTLRAERRKHLEEVLEMKQEALLAAISEKDANIALLELSSSKKKKTQDEVALLKREKDRLVQQLKQQTQNRMKLMADNYEDDHLKTAPDQTNHKPSPDQDDEEGIWA from the exons ATGTACGGTAGTGCCCGCTCTGTTGGCAGAGGGGATGCCAACCACAgtggaggaagagatggaggtgGTACTGGTAATCAGGGATCTGGCCGTTCCCCTCGCCTTCCCCGTTCTCCTCGGATGGGACACCGTCGCACCAACAGCACTGGAGGCAGTGGAGGGGGTcctggaggagcaggaggcaAGACGCTTTCAATGGAGAACATCCAGTCCCTCAACGCTGCTTATGCCACCTCAGGACCAATGTACCTGAGTGACAATGAGGTTGCCATGGCAGGCGACCACATTCCCAAAAGTGGTGGGACGGTGACGACCATGGGGAGACAGAGGGTGACATATGGGTCAAGGGGCAGCAGCAGTGGAGTTGTGGCTGCTAGCACCCCCAACATCTCCACCTCAGTGCCTGCCAATGCTGTGCTGCCAGCAGGCATGATGGCAGGTGATGCTCTAGCATTTGGGGACCACCACATGGCCTCCACTGTGCCCCATTCTCTAAGGCAGGCCAGAGACAACACCATACTTGATCTGCAGGCCCAGCTGAAAGAG GTCCTGCGCGAGAATGAAATGCTGCGGCGAGAAGTGGAAGTTAAGGAGAGCAAGCTCAGTTCCTCCATGAATTCTATCAAGACCTTCTGGAGCCCAGAATTAAAAAAGGAGCGAGCTCTCAGGAAAGATGAGGTTTCTAAGATCACTGTCTGGAAGGAACAATACCGTGTGATTCAAGATGAAGCACAG CATCTCCAGATGACTGTTCAGGCTCTTCAGGATGAGCTGAGGATCCAGAGGGACCTAAACCAGCTGCTCCAGCAAGACCCCTCCAGCCAAGGCCGGGACCTGGCCCTGGCATCTGAACCCACGGAGGAGAACTACCGGCGGCTACAGGCCGAGCATGAGAGACAGGCCAAAGAGCTCTTCCTCCTTAGAAAGACCCTGGAGGAGATGGAGCTGAGGATTGACACACAAAAGCAAACCCTGGGAGCCAGGGACGAGTCCATCAAGAAACTTCTGGAGATGCTGCAGAGCAAAG GGCCGTCTGCCAAGGCATCAGAAGAGGACCAGGAGCGGACCAGGAGACTGGCTGATGCAGAGATGCACAGGCATCACCTTGAGAGTTTACTGgaccagagagacagagagattacTGCACTAAGAGAG CAGGAGCTGCACCGCCGCTATGAGGGAACCCCTGAGTCCACCAAAACTAAGGCTCTACAGACGGTCATCGACATGAAG GATGCAAAAATCAATTCAATGGACCGGAGCCTGAGAGacatggaggaggagctgcTAATGCTGAAATCCAATGGACTTCTGAGCTGCGAGGAGCGTCAGGAGGAGATGAAGCAGATGGAGGTCTATCGCAGCCACACCAAGTTCATGAAGAACAAG ATGGAGCAGGTAAAGCAGGATCTCTCCAGGAAGGACACTGAGCTGCTTGGTTTGCAGACCAAGCTGGAGACGCTCACCAACCAGTTCTCAGATAGCAAGCAGCACATTGAAGTCCTCAAGGAGTCCCTCACTGCTAAGGAGCAGCGAGCTGCCATCTTACAGACAGAG GTGGATGCATTGCGCCAGCGCTTGGAAGAGAAGGAGGCAACTCTGAATAAGAAGAGCAAGCAGATACAAGAAATGTCAGAAGAGAAGGGCACACTCAACGGGGAGATCCACGACCTCAAGGACATGCTGGAGGTTAAGGAGCGCAAAGTTAATGTGCTACAGAAGAAG ATTGAGAACTTGCAGGAGCAGCTGAGGGACAAGGAGAAGCAGATGAGCAGCCTGAAGGAGAGAGTAAAGTCTTTGCAGGCAGACACTTCCAACACTGACACTGCTCTCACCACACTGGAGGAGTCTCTTGCAGAAAAG GAGCGCATCATTGAGCGTTTAAAGGAGCAGCGAGACAGAGACGACCGGGAGAAGACAGAGGAGCTCGACTGCAACAAGAAGGAACTGAAAGAGTTGAAGGAGAGACTGAGCTTACTGCAGGGAGACCTGTCAGACAGAGAG ACGTCTCTGTTGGACCTGAAGGAGCATGCATCATCCCTGGCCTCCTCAGGGCTGAAGAAGGACTCCAAACTCAAGAGTCTGGAGATCGCCTTGGAGCAGAAGAAGGAGGAGTGCCTCAAAGTGGAGAACCAGCTTAAGAGA GCTCAAAACGCAGCCCTGGAGGCTCAGGCCAACACTGAGCTGGCCGAGCGCATTAAGAACCTCGAGCAGGAAGTGGCTCGCCACAAAGAGGATTCTGGGAAGGCCCAGGCTGAGGTGGACCGCCTGCTGGAGATCCTTCGGGAAATGGAGAATGAGAAGAATGACAAGGACAAAAAGATCAGTGAGCTGGAGAG TTCGGCCTCCAG GCAGATGAAAGACCAGTCGAAGAAGGTGGCATCTCTGAAGCACAAGGAGCAGGTGGAGAAGAGTAGGAATGCTCGACTCATGGAGGAGGCCAGGAAGAGGGAGGACAACATGTCCGAGAACTCCCAACAGGTGAAG GACTCTCTGCGTCAGAAATCGGAGCGCAtagaggagctggaggaggcccTGAGAGAGAGCGTTCAGATCACTGCTGAGCGAGAGATGGTACTGGCACAGGAGGAGGCTGCCAGGTCACTCCAGGAGAAGCAG ATGGAAGAGCTGCTGGGGGCCATGGAGAAGGTGAAGCAGGAGCTGGAGTCCATGAGGGCCAAGCTGGCCTCCACCCAGCAGTCTTTGGGTGAGAAAGAGGCACACCTCTCAACCCTGCGAGCTGAGCGCAGGAAACACCTGGAGGAGGTTCTGGAGATGAA GCAGGAGGCGCTGTTGGCTGCAATCAGCGAGAAGGATGCTAACATTGCCCTACTGGAGTTGTCCTCCtctaagaagaagaagacccaGGATGAGGTGGCTCTGCTGAAGCGGGAGAAGGACAGACTGGTGCAACAACTCAAACAGCAG ACTCAGAACAGAATGAAACTGATGGCGGACAACTATGAGGATGACCATCTGAAGACTGCCCCTGACCAGACAAATCACAAACCCTCTCCAGATCAG GATGATGAGGAGGGTATTTGGGCATAG
- the LOC122875091 gene encoding ELKS/Rab6-interacting/CAST family member 1-like isoform X13 encodes MYGSARSVGRGDANHSGGRDGGGTGNQGSGRSPRLPRSPRMGHRRTNSTGGSGGGPGGAGGKTLSMENIQSLNAAYATSGPMYLSDNEVAMAGDHIPKSGGTVTTMGRQRVTYGSRGSSSGVVAASTPNISTSVPANAVLPAGMMAGDALAFGDHHMASTVPHSLRQARDNTILDLQAQLKEVLRENEMLRREVEVKESKLSSSMNSIKTFWSPELKKERALRKDEVSKITVWKEQYRVIQDEAQHLQMTVQALQDELRIQRDLNQLLQQDPSSQGRDLALASEPTEENYRRLQAEHERQAKELFLLRKTLEEMELRIDTQKQTLGARDESIKKLLEMLQSKGPSAKASEEDQERTRRLADAEMHRHHLESLLDQRDREITALREELHRRYEGTPESTKTKALQTVIDMKDAKINSMDRSLRDMEEELLMLKSNGLLSCEERQEEMKQMEVYRSHTKFMKNKMEQVKQDLSRKDTELLGLQTKLETLTNQFSDSKQHIEVLKESLTAKEQRAAILQTEVDALRQRLEEKEATLNKKSKQIQEMSEEKGTLNGEIHDLKDMLEVKERKVNVLQKKIENLQEQLRDKEKQMSSLKERVKSLQADTSNTDTALTTLEESLAEKERIIERLKEQRDRDDREKTEELDCNKKELKELKERLSLLQGDLSDRETSLLDLKEHASSLASSGLKKDSKLKSLEIALEQKKEECLKVENQLKRAQNAALEAQANTELAERIKNLEQEVARHKEDSGKAQAEVDRLLEILREMENEKNDKDKKISELESSASRQMKDQSKKVASLKHKEQVEKSRNARLMEEARKREDNMSENSQQVKDSLRQKSERIEELEEALRESVQITAEREMVLAQEEAARSLQEKQMEELLGAMEKVKQELESMRAKLASTQQSLGEKEAHLSTLRAERRKHLEEVLEMKQEALLAAISEKDANIALLELSSSKKKKTQDEVALLKREKDRLVQQLKQQTQNRMKLMADNYEDDHLKTAPDQTNHKPSPDQDDEEGIWA; translated from the exons ATGTACGGTAGTGCCCGCTCTGTTGGCAGAGGGGATGCCAACCACAgtggaggaagagatggaggtgGTACTGGTAATCAGGGATCTGGCCGTTCCCCTCGCCTTCCCCGTTCTCCTCGGATGGGACACCGTCGCACCAACAGCACTGGAGGCAGTGGAGGGGGTcctggaggagcaggaggcaAGACGCTTTCAATGGAGAACATCCAGTCCCTCAACGCTGCTTATGCCACCTCAGGACCAATGTACCTGAGTGACAATGAGGTTGCCATGGCAGGCGACCACATTCCCAAAAGTGGTGGGACGGTGACGACCATGGGGAGACAGAGGGTGACATATGGGTCAAGGGGCAGCAGCAGTGGAGTTGTGGCTGCTAGCACCCCCAACATCTCCACCTCAGTGCCTGCCAATGCTGTGCTGCCAGCAGGCATGATGGCAGGTGATGCTCTAGCATTTGGGGACCACCACATGGCCTCCACTGTGCCCCATTCTCTAAGGCAGGCCAGAGACAACACCATACTTGATCTGCAGGCCCAGCTGAAAGAG GTCCTGCGCGAGAATGAAATGCTGCGGCGAGAAGTGGAAGTTAAGGAGAGCAAGCTCAGTTCCTCCATGAATTCTATCAAGACCTTCTGGAGCCCAGAATTAAAAAAGGAGCGAGCTCTCAGGAAAGATGAGGTTTCTAAGATCACTGTCTGGAAGGAACAATACCGTGTGATTCAAGATGAAGCACAG CATCTCCAGATGACTGTTCAGGCTCTTCAGGATGAGCTGAGGATCCAGAGGGACCTAAACCAGCTGCTCCAGCAAGACCCCTCCAGCCAAGGCCGGGACCTGGCCCTGGCATCTGAACCCACGGAGGAGAACTACCGGCGGCTACAGGCCGAGCATGAGAGACAGGCCAAAGAGCTCTTCCTCCTTAGAAAGACCCTGGAGGAGATGGAGCTGAGGATTGACACACAAAAGCAAACCCTGGGAGCCAGGGACGAGTCCATCAAGAAACTTCTGGAGATGCTGCAGAGCAAAG GGCCGTCTGCCAAGGCATCAGAAGAGGACCAGGAGCGGACCAGGAGACTGGCTGATGCAGAGATGCACAGGCATCACCTTGAGAGTTTACTGgaccagagagacagagagattacTGCACTAAGAGAG GAGCTGCACCGCCGCTATGAGGGAACCCCTGAGTCCACCAAAACTAAGGCTCTACAGACGGTCATCGACATGAAG GATGCAAAAATCAATTCAATGGACCGGAGCCTGAGAGacatggaggaggagctgcTAATGCTGAAATCCAATGGACTTCTGAGCTGCGAGGAGCGTCAGGAGGAGATGAAGCAGATGGAGGTCTATCGCAGCCACACCAAGTTCATGAAGAACAAG ATGGAGCAGGTAAAGCAGGATCTCTCCAGGAAGGACACTGAGCTGCTTGGTTTGCAGACCAAGCTGGAGACGCTCACCAACCAGTTCTCAGATAGCAAGCAGCACATTGAAGTCCTCAAGGAGTCCCTCACTGCTAAGGAGCAGCGAGCTGCCATCTTACAGACAGAG GTGGATGCATTGCGCCAGCGCTTGGAAGAGAAGGAGGCAACTCTGAATAAGAAGAGCAAGCAGATACAAGAAATGTCAGAAGAGAAGGGCACACTCAACGGGGAGATCCACGACCTCAAGGACATGCTGGAGGTTAAGGAGCGCAAAGTTAATGTGCTACAGAAGAAG ATTGAGAACTTGCAGGAGCAGCTGAGGGACAAGGAGAAGCAGATGAGCAGCCTGAAGGAGAGAGTAAAGTCTTTGCAGGCAGACACTTCCAACACTGACACTGCTCTCACCACACTGGAGGAGTCTCTTGCAGAAAAG GAGCGCATCATTGAGCGTTTAAAGGAGCAGCGAGACAGAGACGACCGGGAGAAGACAGAGGAGCTCGACTGCAACAAGAAGGAACTGAAAGAGTTGAAGGAGAGACTGAGCTTACTGCAGGGAGACCTGTCAGACAGAGAG ACGTCTCTGTTGGACCTGAAGGAGCATGCATCATCCCTGGCCTCCTCAGGGCTGAAGAAGGACTCCAAACTCAAGAGTCTGGAGATCGCCTTGGAGCAGAAGAAGGAGGAGTGCCTCAAAGTGGAGAACCAGCTTAAGAGA GCTCAAAACGCAGCCCTGGAGGCTCAGGCCAACACTGAGCTGGCCGAGCGCATTAAGAACCTCGAGCAGGAAGTGGCTCGCCACAAAGAGGATTCTGGGAAGGCCCAGGCTGAGGTGGACCGCCTGCTGGAGATCCTTCGGGAAATGGAGAATGAGAAGAATGACAAGGACAAAAAGATCAGTGAGCTGGAGAG TTCGGCCTCCAG GCAGATGAAAGACCAGTCGAAGAAGGTGGCATCTCTGAAGCACAAGGAGCAGGTGGAGAAGAGTAGGAATGCTCGACTCATGGAGGAGGCCAGGAAGAGGGAGGACAACATGTCCGAGAACTCCCAACAGGTGAAG GACTCTCTGCGTCAGAAATCGGAGCGCAtagaggagctggaggaggcccTGAGAGAGAGCGTTCAGATCACTGCTGAGCGAGAGATGGTACTGGCACAGGAGGAGGCTGCCAGGTCACTCCAGGAGAAGCAG ATGGAAGAGCTGCTGGGGGCCATGGAGAAGGTGAAGCAGGAGCTGGAGTCCATGAGGGCCAAGCTGGCCTCCACCCAGCAGTCTTTGGGTGAGAAAGAGGCACACCTCTCAACCCTGCGAGCTGAGCGCAGGAAACACCTGGAGGAGGTTCTGGAGATGAA GCAGGAGGCGCTGTTGGCTGCAATCAGCGAGAAGGATGCTAACATTGCCCTACTGGAGTTGTCCTCCtctaagaagaagaagacccaGGATGAGGTGGCTCTGCTGAAGCGGGAGAAGGACAGACTGGTGCAACAACTCAAACAGCAG ACTCAGAACAGAATGAAACTGATGGCGGACAACTATGAGGATGACCATCTGAAGACTGCCCCTGACCAGACAAATCACAAACCCTCTCCAGATCAG GATGATGAGGAGGGTATTTGGGCATAG
- the LOC122875091 gene encoding ELKS/Rab6-interacting/CAST family member 1-like isoform X2 — MYGSARSVGRGDANHSGGRDGGGTGNQGSGRSPRLPRSPRMGHRRTNSTGGSGGGPGGAGGKTLSMENIQSLNAAYATSGPMYLSDNEVAMAGDHIPKSGGTVTTMGRQRVTYGSRGSSSGVVAASTPNISTSVPANAVLPAGMMAGDALAFGDHHMASTVPHSLRQARDNTILDLQAQLKEVLRENEMLRREVEVKESKLSSSMNSIKTFWSPELKKERALRKDEVSKITVWKEQYRVIQDEAQHLQMTVQALQDELRIQRDLNQLLQQDPSSQGRDLALASEPTEENYRRLQAEHERQAKELFLLRKTLEEMELRIDTQKQTLGARDESIKKLLEMLQSKGPSAKASEEDQERTRRLADAEMHRHHLESLLDQRDREITALREELHRRYEGTPESTKTKALQTVIDMKDAKINSMDRSLRDMEEELLMLKSNGLLSCEERQEEMKQMEVYRSHTKFMKNKMEQVKQDLSRKDTELLGLQTKLETLTNQFSDSKQHIEVLKESLTAKEQRAAILQTEVDALRQRLEEKEATLNKKSKQIQEMSEEKGTLNGEIHDLKDMLEVKERKVNVLQKKIENLQEQLRDKEKQMSSLKERVKSLQADTSNTDTALTTLEESLAEKERIIERLKEQRDRDDREKTEELDCNKKELKELKERLSLLQGDLSDRETSLLDLKEHASSLASSGLKKDSKLKSLEIALEQKKEECLKVENQLKRAQNAALEAQANTELAERIKNLEQEVARHKEDSGKAQAEVDRLLEILREMENEKNDKDKKISELESSASRQMKDQSKKVASLKHKEQVEKSRNARLMEEARKREDNMSENSQQVKDSLRQKSERIEELEEALRESVQITAEREMVLAQEEAARSLQEKQKHSLKPMHESNLAHFKWSKMEELLGAMEKVKQELESMRAKLASTQQSLGEKEAHLSTLRAERRKHLEEVLEMKQEALLAAISEKDANIALLELSSSKKKKTQDEVALLKREKDRLVQQLKQQTQNRMKLMADNYEDDHLKTAPDQTNHKPSPDQQMIPPLLALSQNRSKLKLYIAHLTDLCHDRDPSILSQLTPPSHYHNSDPEDLEEELQKMSVEQLERELEVCEKESGELQEYANSVLQQIADYCPDILEQVVNALEESC, encoded by the exons ATGTACGGTAGTGCCCGCTCTGTTGGCAGAGGGGATGCCAACCACAgtggaggaagagatggaggtgGTACTGGTAATCAGGGATCTGGCCGTTCCCCTCGCCTTCCCCGTTCTCCTCGGATGGGACACCGTCGCACCAACAGCACTGGAGGCAGTGGAGGGGGTcctggaggagcaggaggcaAGACGCTTTCAATGGAGAACATCCAGTCCCTCAACGCTGCTTATGCCACCTCAGGACCAATGTACCTGAGTGACAATGAGGTTGCCATGGCAGGCGACCACATTCCCAAAAGTGGTGGGACGGTGACGACCATGGGGAGACAGAGGGTGACATATGGGTCAAGGGGCAGCAGCAGTGGAGTTGTGGCTGCTAGCACCCCCAACATCTCCACCTCAGTGCCTGCCAATGCTGTGCTGCCAGCAGGCATGATGGCAGGTGATGCTCTAGCATTTGGGGACCACCACATGGCCTCCACTGTGCCCCATTCTCTAAGGCAGGCCAGAGACAACACCATACTTGATCTGCAGGCCCAGCTGAAAGAG GTCCTGCGCGAGAATGAAATGCTGCGGCGAGAAGTGGAAGTTAAGGAGAGCAAGCTCAGTTCCTCCATGAATTCTATCAAGACCTTCTGGAGCCCAGAATTAAAAAAGGAGCGAGCTCTCAGGAAAGATGAGGTTTCTAAGATCACTGTCTGGAAGGAACAATACCGTGTGATTCAAGATGAAGCACAG CATCTCCAGATGACTGTTCAGGCTCTTCAGGATGAGCTGAGGATCCAGAGGGACCTAAACCAGCTGCTCCAGCAAGACCCCTCCAGCCAAGGCCGGGACCTGGCCCTGGCATCTGAACCCACGGAGGAGAACTACCGGCGGCTACAGGCCGAGCATGAGAGACAGGCCAAAGAGCTCTTCCTCCTTAGAAAGACCCTGGAGGAGATGGAGCTGAGGATTGACACACAAAAGCAAACCCTGGGAGCCAGGGACGAGTCCATCAAGAAACTTCTGGAGATGCTGCAGAGCAAAG GGCCGTCTGCCAAGGCATCAGAAGAGGACCAGGAGCGGACCAGGAGACTGGCTGATGCAGAGATGCACAGGCATCACCTTGAGAGTTTACTGgaccagagagacagagagattacTGCACTAAGAGAG GAGCTGCACCGCCGCTATGAGGGAACCCCTGAGTCCACCAAAACTAAGGCTCTACAGACGGTCATCGACATGAAG GATGCAAAAATCAATTCAATGGACCGGAGCCTGAGAGacatggaggaggagctgcTAATGCTGAAATCCAATGGACTTCTGAGCTGCGAGGAGCGTCAGGAGGAGATGAAGCAGATGGAGGTCTATCGCAGCCACACCAAGTTCATGAAGAACAAG ATGGAGCAGGTAAAGCAGGATCTCTCCAGGAAGGACACTGAGCTGCTTGGTTTGCAGACCAAGCTGGAGACGCTCACCAACCAGTTCTCAGATAGCAAGCAGCACATTGAAGTCCTCAAGGAGTCCCTCACTGCTAAGGAGCAGCGAGCTGCCATCTTACAGACAGAG GTGGATGCATTGCGCCAGCGCTTGGAAGAGAAGGAGGCAACTCTGAATAAGAAGAGCAAGCAGATACAAGAAATGTCAGAAGAGAAGGGCACACTCAACGGGGAGATCCACGACCTCAAGGACATGCTGGAGGTTAAGGAGCGCAAAGTTAATGTGCTACAGAAGAAG ATTGAGAACTTGCAGGAGCAGCTGAGGGACAAGGAGAAGCAGATGAGCAGCCTGAAGGAGAGAGTAAAGTCTTTGCAGGCAGACACTTCCAACACTGACACTGCTCTCACCACACTGGAGGAGTCTCTTGCAGAAAAG GAGCGCATCATTGAGCGTTTAAAGGAGCAGCGAGACAGAGACGACCGGGAGAAGACAGAGGAGCTCGACTGCAACAAGAAGGAACTGAAAGAGTTGAAGGAGAGACTGAGCTTACTGCAGGGAGACCTGTCAGACAGAGAG ACGTCTCTGTTGGACCTGAAGGAGCATGCATCATCCCTGGCCTCCTCAGGGCTGAAGAAGGACTCCAAACTCAAGAGTCTGGAGATCGCCTTGGAGCAGAAGAAGGAGGAGTGCCTCAAAGTGGAGAACCAGCTTAAGAGA GCTCAAAACGCAGCCCTGGAGGCTCAGGCCAACACTGAGCTGGCCGAGCGCATTAAGAACCTCGAGCAGGAAGTGGCTCGCCACAAAGAGGATTCTGGGAAGGCCCAGGCTGAGGTGGACCGCCTGCTGGAGATCCTTCGGGAAATGGAGAATGAGAAGAATGACAAGGACAAAAAGATCAGTGAGCTGGAGAG TTCGGCCTCCAG GCAGATGAAAGACCAGTCGAAGAAGGTGGCATCTCTGAAGCACAAGGAGCAGGTGGAGAAGAGTAGGAATGCTCGACTCATGGAGGAGGCCAGGAAGAGGGAGGACAACATGTCCGAGAACTCCCAACAGGTGAAG GACTCTCTGCGTCAGAAATCGGAGCGCAtagaggagctggaggaggcccTGAGAGAGAGCGTTCAGATCACTGCTGAGCGAGAGATGGTACTGGCACAGGAGGAGGCTGCCAGGTCACTCCAGGAGAAGCAG AAGCACTCACTCAAACCAATGCATGAGTCCAACCTCGCCCACTTTAAGTGGTCTAAG ATGGAAGAGCTGCTGGGGGCCATGGAGAAGGTGAAGCAGGAGCTGGAGTCCATGAGGGCCAAGCTGGCCTCCACCCAGCAGTCTTTGGGTGAGAAAGAGGCACACCTCTCAACCCTGCGAGCTGAGCGCAGGAAACACCTGGAGGAGGTTCTGGAGATGAA GCAGGAGGCGCTGTTGGCTGCAATCAGCGAGAAGGATGCTAACATTGCCCTACTGGAGTTGTCCTCCtctaagaagaagaagacccaGGATGAGGTGGCTCTGCTGAAGCGGGAGAAGGACAGACTGGTGCAACAACTCAAACAGCAG ACTCAGAACAGAATGAAACTGATGGCGGACAACTATGAGGATGACCATCTGAAGACTGCCCCTGACCAGACAAATCACAAACCCTCTCCAGATCAG CAGATGATACCCCCTCTTCTAGCCCTGTCCCAGAACCGCAGTAAGCTCAAGCTCTACATCGCCCACCTGACAGACCTCTGCCATGACCGGGACCCCAGCATCCTCAGCCAGCTCACGCCGCCCTCTCACTACCACAACAGCGACCCCGAAGACTTGGAGGAGGAGCTCCAGAAGATGAGTGTCGAACAG TTGGAGCGGGAGCTGGAGGTGTGTGAGAAGGAGAGCGGAGAGCTGCAGGAGTACGCCAACTCTGTTCTCCAGCAGATCGCAGACTACTGCCCTGATATCCTGGAGCAGGTTGTCAATGCCTTGGAGGAGTCATGCTGA